The following proteins come from a genomic window of Acomys russatus chromosome 17, mAcoRus1.1, whole genome shotgun sequence:
- the Yaf2 gene encoding YY1-associated factor 2 isoform X2, with product MPRGPRERCNPISGRKPRPVSQLVAQQVTQQFVPPTQSKKEKKDKVEKEKSEKEATSKKNGHKKTRPRLKNVDRSSAQHLEVTVGDLTVIITDFKEKAKSAPASSAAAGDQHSQSSCSSDNTERGVSRSSSPRGEASSLNGESH from the exons GAAACCTCGCCCTGTCTCACAGCTGGTTGCACAGCAGGTTACTCAGCAGTTCGTGCCCCCTACCCagtcaaagaaagagaagaaagataaagtagaaaaagaaaaaagtgaaaaggaagcAACTAGCAAAAAGAACGGTCATAAGAAAACCAG acCAAGATTGAAAAATGTGGATCGGAGTAGTGCTCAGCATTTGGAAGTCACTGTTGGAGATCTAACAGTCATTATTACAGACTTTAAGGAGAAAGCAAAGTCAGCGCCGGCATCGAGTGCTGCTGCTGGGGATCAACACAGCCAGAGCAGCTGCAGCTCAGACAACACGGAGCGGGGCGTGTCCAGGTCCTCCTCGCCCCGAGGAGAAGCCTCATCCCTGAACGGAGAGTCTCACTAA